One genomic segment of Cellulophaga sp. HaHaR_3_176 includes these proteins:
- a CDS encoding efflux RND transporter permease subunit gives MLKTFIERPVLSTVISIIIVVLGVISISSLPIEEYPDIAPPTIKVTASYAGANAETVLESVIIPIEEQINGVEGMSYITSTASNTGTAEITVYFDQEVDADIAAVNVQNRVSRASALLPQEVIQTGVITQKQETSALMFISMYSENENYDATFIQNYLKINVVPAMQRISGVGDVSLFSQQDYAMRIWLKPEKLATYGLIPSDITAALAEQNLEAAAGSLGQNNGEAFSYTLTYSGRFKNEQQYADIVIKALGNGEFLRLNDVATIELDAQSYAANAISMGNPAVFMGIFQTKGSNAREIIENIKVTLEDVKKDLPEGLDVFVPYDTSLFLNASIEKVISTLLEAFLLVFLVVFIFLQDFRSTLIPAIAVPVSIIGTFFFLNVFGYSINLLTLFALVLAIGIVVDDAIVVVEAVHAKLDEGEKNPKKATLTAMNEISGAIISITLVMAAVFIPVTFVTGPTGVFYEQFGVTLIIAILISAVNALTLSPALCALLLKGHKDDEELKSKSPLKRFYTLFNRGFNATIDRYGKSLQFLYKRKWVSPLLIILAVAGIFWASNTTPTGFVPNEDRGIIFANIALPEGASLDRTDAVSRDLYGKIKDIDGVVAVNFIKGRSLLNGLGSNYGFGIIKLADWADREDVSTSVQSITGKLFGVAAGIKEANIIFFSPPSIRGFGNSAGFEVNLLDKFGGEFKDLDQANKDFAMALMSHPEVKYAQSSFSTNYPQYEMEVNVPLAKEKGVPINSIFSTLQGYIGGIYASDFSRFGKQFRVYIQALPDDRADVDDLNSMYVRTDSGEMTPITQFVKLERVYGPQSVTRFNLFNSTSITGATNEGFSTGDAIRVIEEEVAKLPNNYTIAYSGLTREEVSAGNQTIFIFGLSILFVFFLLSAQYESYLLPFAVILSLPFGVFGAYISTKLFGLENNIYFQISLIMLIGLLAKNAILIVEIALQKRKAGESIVEAAIDGAKSRLRPILMTSFAFILGLMPLVLAKGVGSEGNRSIGTGAVGGLLIGTILGVFVIPILFILFQWLQEKISSKPEVQTIEE, from the coding sequence ATGTTAAAAACATTTATTGAAAGACCCGTTCTTTCAACAGTAATCTCTATTATCATAGTAGTACTTGGTGTCATCAGTATATCAAGTTTACCAATAGAGGAATATCCAGATATTGCGCCGCCAACCATTAAGGTGACAGCGTCTTATGCCGGAGCCAATGCCGAAACTGTTTTAGAGAGTGTAATCATTCCTATTGAAGAACAAATTAATGGTGTTGAAGGTATGAGTTATATTACCTCAACGGCTTCTAATACAGGTACTGCAGAAATCACTGTTTATTTTGATCAAGAAGTAGATGCAGATATTGCTGCGGTTAACGTACAAAACCGTGTTTCGCGTGCAAGTGCTTTATTACCTCAAGAGGTTATCCAAACAGGTGTGATAACACAGAAACAAGAAACAAGTGCATTGATGTTTATTTCAATGTATTCTGAAAATGAGAACTATGATGCAACATTTATTCAGAATTACTTAAAAATAAATGTTGTGCCTGCAATGCAACGTATTAGTGGTGTTGGAGATGTTAGTTTATTCTCTCAACAAGATTATGCTATGCGTATTTGGCTGAAACCTGAAAAATTAGCAACATACGGTTTAATACCTTCAGATATTACAGCTGCTTTAGCAGAACAAAATTTAGAAGCAGCAGCAGGTTCTTTAGGTCAGAATAATGGTGAAGCATTTTCATACACATTAACATATAGCGGACGTTTTAAAAATGAGCAACAATATGCAGATATTGTTATTAAAGCTTTAGGTAATGGAGAATTTCTTCGCTTGAATGATGTAGCTACTATAGAGTTAGATGCTCAATCATATGCTGCTAACGCAATCAGCATGGGTAACCCTGCTGTATTTATGGGTATTTTTCAAACTAAAGGATCGAATGCAAGAGAAATTATTGAGAATATCAAAGTTACACTGGAAGATGTAAAAAAAGACCTTCCAGAAGGTTTAGATGTTTTTGTACCTTATGATACTAGTTTATTTTTAAATGCCTCTATAGAAAAAGTAATTAGTACATTATTAGAAGCCTTTTTATTGGTGTTTTTAGTAGTATTTATCTTCTTACAAGATTTTAGATCTACATTAATTCCTGCAATTGCAGTGCCGGTTTCTATTATTGGTACGTTCTTTTTCTTAAACGTTTTTGGGTATTCAATCAACCTATTAACACTATTCGCGTTAGTTCTCGCCATTGGTATTGTGGTGGATGATGCTATTGTGGTTGTAGAAGCCGTACATGCCAAATTGGATGAAGGTGAAAAGAATCCCAAAAAGGCGACACTAACCGCTATGAATGAAATATCTGGCGCTATTATATCTATTACTTTGGTAATGGCAGCTGTATTTATTCCGGTAACATTTGTAACTGGTCCTACAGGTGTATTTTACGAGCAATTTGGTGTTACTTTAATTATTGCTATTTTAATTTCAGCAGTAAACGCATTGACTTTAAGTCCTGCATTATGTGCATTATTATTGAAAGGGCATAAAGATGATGAGGAGCTAAAAAGTAAAAGTCCATTAAAACGTTTTTACACACTTTTTAATCGTGGCTTTAATGCTACGATAGATAGATACGGAAAATCACTTCAATTTTTATATAAGAGAAAATGGGTATCGCCTTTATTGATAATTTTAGCTGTTGCTGGAATTTTCTGGGCATCTAACACAACACCTACAGGTTTTGTACCGAATGAAGATAGAGGTATTATTTTCGCAAATATTGCATTACCAGAAGGTGCGTCTTTAGATAGAACAGATGCTGTTTCTAGAGATTTATACGGTAAAATAAAAGATATTGATGGCGTTGTAGCTGTAAACTTTATTAAAGGTAGAAGTTTACTTAATGGATTAGGTAGTAATTATGGTTTTGGAATTATAAAACTAGCTGACTGGGCTGACCGTGAAGATGTTTCAACTTCTGTGCAATCCATTACAGGTAAGTTGTTCGGGGTTGCTGCAGGCATAAAAGAAGCAAATATTATTTTCTTCTCACCACCTAGTATTAGAGGTTTTGGTAACTCAGCAGGTTTTGAGGTGAATTTATTAGATAAGTTTGGTGGCGAGTTTAAAGACTTAGATCAAGCGAATAAAGATTTCGCAATGGCTTTAATGTCGCATCCAGAAGTGAAATATGCACAATCATCTTTCAGTACAAACTATCCTCAATATGAAATGGAAGTTAATGTACCATTAGCAAAAGAAAAAGGTGTGCCTATTAACAGTATATTCTCAACTTTACAAGGATATATTGGTGGTATTTACGCTTCAGATTTCTCTCGATTCGGAAAACAATTTAGAGTATATATACAAGCTTTACCAGATGATAGAGCTGATGTAGATGATCTAAACAGTATGTACGTACGAACAGATTCTGGTGAAATGACGCCAATTACACAGTTTGTGAAATTGGAGCGTGTATATGGCCCACAATCGGTAACACGTTTTAACTTATTTAACTCTACATCAATAACTGGTGCTACAAACGAAGGTTTTAGTACTGGTGACGCTATTAGAGTTATTGAAGAGGAAGTCGCTAAATTACCAAACAATTACACCATTGCTTATTCTGGTTTAACTCGAGAAGAAGTAAGTGCTGGTAACCAAACTATATTCATTTTTGGTTTAAGTATTTTATTTGTGTTTTTCTTATTGAGTGCGCAATACGAAAGTTATTTATTGCCATTTGCTGTAATTCTTTCTTTACCGTTTGGTGTATTTGGAGCTTATATAAGTACTAAACTATTTGGTTTAGAAAATAACATTTACTTCCAAATTTCTTTAATTATGCTTATTGGATTACTCGCTAAAAACGCCATACTTATTGTAGAAATTGCACTGCAAAAACGGAAAGCTGGCGAAAGTATCGTTGAGGCAGCTATCGATGGAGCTAAATCACGTTTACGACCTATTTTAATGACCTCGTTTGCCTTTATTTTAGGTTTAATGCCATTAGTATTAGCAAAAGGTGTAGGTTCTGAAGGAAATAGATCTATTGGAACAGGTGCTGTTGGAGGATTGCTTATAGGTACTATTTTAGGAGTCTTTGTAATTCCTATCTTATTTATATTATTCCAGTGGTTACAAGAAAAAATTTCTAGTAAACCAGAAGTACAAACTATTGAAGAATAA
- a CDS encoding efflux transporter outer membrane subunit: protein MKSIINRKNITKTMLLGIVLVTLQGCFVAKDYKRPELVETEALYRTDNLSTDSLSMADVSWRTMFTDPHLSQYIEEGLENNMDIRIAIQQMIAAQAYAKQGKAGYFPTLSVGTNYTRQEFSENSQFGSIFSGGLDAYDVTANLSWEADIWGKIRSNKRASQADYLQNVAGHQAVKTQLISSIANTYYNLLALDAQLEVTKETIATRESGVTTIKALKDAGQVTQVAVDQNVAQYNSARALQVDIEAAIFKTENTLSILLGKAPQTFERSSLDTQSLDQEMKLGVPSTLLRNRPDVMAAEYALIKDFELTNVANSSFYPSLTLTASGGLQSLELDKLFNANSLFATIVGGLTQPLLNQRKLKTQKEVALANQESSLLNFKKTLLVAGSEVSNALYTYEAETKKFEFRQNEVEALRTAEANSEELLKNGYANYLDLLTARQSALSAELNIIDSKLQQLVSIVDLYEALGGGWQ, encoded by the coding sequence ATGAAATCTATTATAAATCGTAAAAACATTACTAAAACTATGCTATTAGGTATAGTTTTAGTAACACTGCAAGGTTGCTTTGTTGCAAAAGATTACAAGCGCCCTGAGCTAGTAGAAACTGAAGCACTTTATCGTACTGATAATTTGTCTACAGATAGTCTTTCTATGGCTGATGTATCTTGGAGAACTATGTTCACCGATCCACATTTGAGCCAATATATAGAAGAAGGACTTGAAAACAATATGGATATCCGTATTGCAATTCAACAAATGATAGCCGCCCAAGCATATGCAAAACAAGGGAAAGCAGGTTATTTCCCGACCCTAAGTGTTGGGACAAATTATACACGTCAAGAGTTTTCAGAAAATAGCCAGTTTGGCTCTATATTTTCTGGAGGTTTAGATGCTTATGATGTTACAGCAAACTTATCTTGGGAAGCCGATATTTGGGGAAAAATAAGAAGTAACAAAAGAGCCTCTCAAGCAGATTATTTACAAAATGTTGCAGGGCATCAAGCTGTAAAAACACAATTAATTTCTAGCATTGCAAATACATACTACAACTTATTAGCTTTAGATGCCCAATTAGAAGTAACTAAGGAAACTATTGCAACAAGAGAAAGTGGTGTAACAACTATTAAAGCATTGAAAGATGCTGGTCAAGTAACGCAAGTAGCCGTAGATCAAAACGTAGCGCAGTATAATAGCGCAAGAGCCTTACAAGTAGATATTGAAGCCGCAATCTTCAAAACAGAAAATACGCTTAGTATTCTACTAGGCAAAGCTCCTCAAACATTTGAAAGAAGTAGCTTAGATACTCAAAGCCTTGATCAAGAAATGAAACTAGGAGTACCGAGTACATTACTTAGAAACAGACCAGATGTTATGGCTGCTGAATATGCTTTAATTAAAGATTTTGAGTTAACTAATGTAGCTAATAGCAGTTTTTACCCTTCATTAACTTTAACGGCTTCTGGTGGTTTACAAAGTTTAGAGTTAGATAAATTATTTAATGCTAACTCATTATTTGCAACAATAGTAGGCGGACTAACTCAACCACTTTTAAATCAAAGAAAATTAAAAACTCAAAAGGAAGTTGCTCTTGCTAATCAAGAAAGTTCTTTACTAAATTTTAAAAAGACCTTATTGGTTGCTGGTAGTGAAGTCTCAAATGCTTTATATACTTACGAAGCTGAAACTAAAAAATTCGAATTTAGACAGAACGAAGTTGAAGCTTTACGTACAGCAGAAGCTAACTCTGAAGAATTACTTAAAAATGGTTATGCTAACTATTTAGATTTATTAACTGCCAGACAAAGCGCCTTAAGTGCAGAGCTTAATATCATCGATAGTAAATTACAACAGTTAGTTTCTATTGTAGATTTATATGAAGCACTTGGTGGTGGATGGCAATAA
- a CDS encoding TetR/AcrR family transcriptional regulator has protein sequence MIDKNHFLEFAISKFTQFGSKRFTLDDLAHEMGISKKTIYQCFSNKETIVHESLLLLLDKIKIELKEAIEKEKNNPILCIILIYRIGLFHLQTFSPSFVFGLKKYYPKTEKLYTSFRNNEIYLEVLNLLERAQNLKQIRSDVNLQLTSKLCLNRLEFILFSSENLFEKYTIQELLNHLITNNLKGIVTENYLKENNFTIPNS, from the coding sequence ATGATAGATAAAAATCATTTTTTAGAATTCGCTATTTCTAAATTCACGCAATTTGGAAGTAAAAGATTTACATTAGATGATCTTGCTCATGAAATGGGAATTTCAAAAAAAACTATCTATCAATGTTTTTCAAATAAAGAAACAATCGTTCATGAAAGTCTTTTATTACTGCTAGATAAAATAAAGATTGAACTGAAAGAAGCTATTGAAAAAGAAAAAAACAATCCTATCCTGTGTATCATTTTGATATATAGAATAGGATTATTTCACTTACAGACCTTTAGTCCTTCTTTTGTATTTGGTTTAAAAAAATACTACCCTAAAACAGAAAAATTATATACTAGTTTTAGAAACAATGAAATTTATTTAGAAGTGCTTAATCTACTCGAAAGAGCCCAAAACCTTAAACAAATTAGGAGTGATGTAAACCTACAACTAACATCTAAACTATGTTTAAACCGCTTAGAGTTTATACTTTTTTCATCTGAAAATTTGTTTGAAAAATATACAATTCAAGAATTATTAAATCATTTAATCACCAATAACCTTAAAGGTATTGTTACTGAAAATTATTTAAAAGAAAACAACTTTACTATTCCCAATTCTTAA
- a CDS encoding CYTH domain-containing protein gives MLEIERKFLITSDAYKEQAVTKKRIVQGFLNTNPERTVRVRIKGDQGFLTVKGKGNESGVSRFEWEKEITRIEVEELLKLAEPGIIDKVRYEVKVGNHIFEVDEFSGDNEGLVVAEVELSSENESFTIPDWLGEEVSGITKYYNSQLSKNPFKNWE, from the coding sequence ATGTTAGAAATAGAACGAAAATTTTTAATTACTTCAGATGCTTATAAAGAACAGGCAGTAACTAAAAAACGAATAGTGCAAGGGTTTTTAAATACAAACCCTGAACGAACGGTTAGAGTTAGAATTAAGGGAGATCAAGGTTTTTTAACTGTAAAAGGTAAAGGAAATGAATCTGGTGTTTCTCGTTTTGAGTGGGAAAAAGAAATAACAAGAATTGAGGTTGAAGAATTATTGAAATTAGCAGAACCAGGAATTATTGATAAAGTAAGATATGAGGTAAAGGTGGGTAATCATATTTTTGAAGTCGACGAATTTTCGGGGGATAACGAAGGTTTAGTCGTTGCTGAGGTAGAACTGTCTTCAGAAAATGAAAGCTTCACTATACCAGATTGGTTAGGAGAAGAGGTTTCTGGTATTACAAAATATTACAATTCTCAGTTAAGTAAAAATCCTTTTAAGAATTGGGAATAG
- a CDS encoding NAD(P)H-binding protein, with amino-acid sequence MKEIQKTALLVGATGLTGGKLLELLLKDDRYDKVKLFSRSSVGFTHDKLEEYLVDLFKVETYKSDFTGDEVFCCIGTTKKKTPDNETYKKIDYGIPVSMAKLTHENSISTFIVISALGANSKSNVFYNKVKGEMEDDILLQNLKHTYILQPSLIGGERSEKRTGEWLFKKAMKVLGLIMIGSLKKYRTIEPITIAKAMVWLANNKFKEVKIESDKIKNIVA; translated from the coding sequence ATGAAAGAGATACAAAAAACAGCATTATTAGTAGGTGCAACAGGTTTAACAGGAGGAAAGCTTTTAGAACTTCTTTTAAAAGATGATAGATATGACAAAGTGAAACTCTTTTCAAGATCTTCAGTTGGGTTTACGCACGATAAATTAGAGGAATATCTAGTAGATTTGTTTAAGGTTGAAACCTATAAATCAGATTTTACTGGTGATGAAGTGTTTTGTTGTATTGGTACTACTAAAAAGAAAACTCCAGACAATGAAACGTATAAAAAAATAGATTATGGCATTCCAGTTAGTATGGCTAAATTGACTCATGAAAACTCAATTTCTACTTTTATTGTAATTTCTGCATTAGGTGCTAATAGTAAAAGCAATGTTTTTTATAATAAAGTAAAAGGAGAAATGGAAGATGATATATTACTTCAGAATTTGAAGCATACTTATATTTTACAGCCGTCGTTAATTGGAGGAGAGCGATCAGAAAAAAGAACTGGAGAGTGGCTGTTTAAAAAAGCCATGAAGGTTTTAGGGTTAATTATGATTGGGTCATTAAAAAAATATAGGACGATTGAACCAATTACTATAGCAAAAGCAATGGTTTGGCTTGCTAATAATAAATTTAAAGAGGTGAAAATAGAGTCAGATAAGATTAAAAATATTGTTGCTTAA
- the dinB gene encoding DNA polymerase IV encodes MENTNPLRKIIHVDMDAFYASVEELDNPDLKGKPLAVGGSEIRGVVAAANYEARKFGVKSAMSSYIAKKNCPHLTFVKPRFERYKEISQQIRKIFFDYTDLVEPLSLDEAYLDVTINKKGNPSASLIAEEIRKRIFDEVGLAASAGISINKFIAKIASDYNKPNGQKTINPEEVIEFLETLEIRKFYGVGKVTTEKMYRLGIFTGLDLKKKEEAFLTTHFGKSGAYYYHVVRGIHNSPVKSHRIPKSVGAERTFSENLSSEIFMLERLEHIANELEKRLIKSKISGKTITLKIKYSDFTLNTRSKTLPYYISDKNLILEAAKELLYQEKMENSVRLLGISLANLNTDKKEKKRIEIDKKDSVSIQLQFDF; translated from the coding sequence ATGGAAAACACTAATCCTCTTAGAAAAATTATTCATGTAGACATGGATGCTTTTTACGCTTCAGTAGAGGAATTAGATAACCCTGACCTTAAAGGAAAACCACTTGCTGTAGGCGGCAGTGAAATTAGAGGTGTAGTTGCTGCTGCCAATTATGAGGCTCGTAAGTTTGGTGTAAAAAGTGCAATGAGCAGTTATATTGCTAAAAAAAACTGCCCCCACCTTACCTTTGTTAAACCAAGATTTGAGCGTTATAAAGAAATTTCACAACAAATTAGAAAAATTTTTTTTGATTATACTGATTTGGTCGAGCCATTATCTTTAGATGAGGCTTATTTAGATGTTACTATAAATAAAAAAGGAAATCCTTCAGCTTCATTAATAGCTGAAGAAATCCGGAAGCGTATTTTTGACGAAGTTGGTTTGGCAGCTTCTGCCGGAATTTCTATTAATAAATTTATTGCAAAAATAGCTAGTGACTATAATAAGCCTAACGGACAAAAAACAATAAATCCAGAGGAGGTTATTGAATTTTTAGAAACGTTAGAGATCCGTAAATTTTATGGTGTAGGTAAAGTAACTACTGAAAAAATGTATCGCCTAGGTATATTTACTGGCTTAGATTTAAAAAAGAAAGAAGAAGCTTTTTTAACAACGCATTTTGGTAAAAGCGGAGCATATTATTATCATGTTGTTAGAGGTATTCATAACAGTCCTGTAAAATCACATAGAATTCCAAAATCAGTTGGTGCTGAACGTACATTTAGCGAAAATTTAAGTAGTGAAATTTTCATGCTAGAACGTTTAGAACATATAGCTAACGAATTGGAAAAACGACTGATAAAATCTAAAATTTCAGGAAAAACAATTACTTTAAAAATCAAATACAGTGACTTTACATTAAATACAAGAAGCAAAACACTACCTTATTATATTTCTGACAAAAACCTTATTTTAGAGGCTGCCAAAGAGCTTTTATATCAAGAAAAAATGGAGAATTCAGTTCGCTTGCTAGGTATTTCTCTTGCTAATTTGAATACTGATAAAAAAGAGAAAAAACGCATTGAAATAGATAAAAAAGATTCCGTTTCTATTCAATTACAATTCGATTTTTAA
- a CDS encoding plastocyanin/azurin family copper-binding protein — translation MKNLVVVLAVALGSLFSVNAQDMKMNKTISLEQTKGEFTQKQITVDEGTYTFEIANNAVGHDVGFVLVKKGEDISKPENHIQTAYVTKAVGTGLKQTSKPTKLAKGEYVYFCPLNPTSTDNILTVK, via the coding sequence ATGAAAAATTTAGTAGTAGTATTAGCAGTAGCATTAGGATCATTATTTTCAGTAAATGCACAGGACATGAAAATGAATAAAACAATTTCACTTGAGCAAACAAAAGGAGAATTTACACAAAAACAAATTACGGTAGACGAAGGTACTTATACTTTTGAAATTGCTAACAATGCAGTAGGGCATGATGTAGGATTTGTATTGGTGAAAAAAGGAGAAGATATCTCTAAACCAGAAAACCACATACAAACAGCATATGTTACAAAAGCTGTAGGTACAGGTTTAAAGCAAACTTCTAAACCAACAAAACTAGCTAAAGGTGAGTATGTTTACTTTTGCCCTTTAAACCCAACTTCTACAGATAATATTTTAACTGTAAAATAA
- a CDS encoding carboxymuconolactone decarboxylase family protein produces MSIFNVPKREEVSSSNQALFDNLEKGVGFVPNLFATYAYSENALQNYLALSGAKTSLKAKEKEVVNLAVSQVNECAYCLAAHTAIGKMNGFTDAQVLELRAGKASFDGKLNALAALSKNITENRGATDEAVVQEFFNAGWTKENLVDTIVLVGDKTISNYLHKTTDVPVDFPEVSIAL; encoded by the coding sequence ATGAGCATATTCAATGTACCTAAAAGAGAAGAAGTATCAAGTTCAAATCAAGCGTTATTTGACAATTTAGAAAAAGGAGTAGGATTTGTACCTAACTTATTTGCAACATATGCATATAGTGAAAATGCCTTACAGAATTACTTAGCATTAAGCGGGGCAAAAACATCACTTAAAGCAAAAGAAAAAGAAGTTGTAAACCTAGCGGTTAGTCAAGTTAATGAATGTGCTTATTGTTTAGCAGCACATACTGCAATAGGTAAAATGAATGGTTTTACTGATGCACAAGTTTTAGAATTGCGAGCAGGTAAAGCATCTTTTGATGGCAAATTAAATGCATTAGCAGCATTGTCAAAAAATATTACAGAAAACAGAGGAGCAACTGATGAGGCTGTTGTACAAGAGTTTTTTAACGCAGGTTGGACTAAAGAAAACCTAGTAGATACAATTGTATTAGTAGGTGATAAAACGATTTCAAATTATTTACACAAAACAACTGACGTTCCTGTAGATTTTCCAGAAGTAAGTATAGCACTTTAA
- a CDS encoding AraC family transcriptional regulator, with protein sequence MKYEFYDTNLGSIFGLADDIKKEEKSFRINSSTISFLWNRNTTPLEITIDNADILLLPNQIVTTTYLHHVSFAKTEQPLTSFLFNREFYCIADHDTEVSCNGILFFGTQALPIVTIPEDQKKKFETLYEIFQDEFATSDKIQGDMLQMLLKRLIIMCTRLAKNQLILKDLDNEQIDIIRKFNVLVDTHYKTKRKVGEYADLLFKSPKTLSNLFAKYNQKSPQQIILERITLEAKRLMQFTDKQNQEIAFELGFNDSAHFSSFFKKMTTTSPTKYRENKAIIG encoded by the coding sequence ATGAAATACGAGTTTTACGATACTAATTTAGGTTCTATATTCGGCTTGGCTGATGATATTAAAAAAGAAGAAAAATCATTCAGGATAAATTCTTCTACCATAAGTTTTTTATGGAATAGAAATACAACGCCTTTAGAAATAACTATCGATAATGCTGATATTTTACTTTTGCCAAATCAAATTGTAACAACTACATATTTACATCATGTATCTTTTGCTAAAACAGAACAACCTTTAACAAGCTTTTTGTTCAATAGAGAGTTTTATTGCATAGCTGATCATGATACAGAAGTTTCATGCAACGGAATTTTATTTTTTGGAACACAAGCTTTACCAATAGTTACTATTCCTGAAGATCAAAAAAAGAAGTTTGAAACACTTTATGAGATTTTTCAAGATGAATTTGCTACGTCAGATAAAATTCAAGGAGATATGCTTCAAATGCTTTTAAAGCGACTGATTATTATGTGCACACGTTTAGCAAAAAACCAATTGATACTTAAAGATTTAGATAATGAACAGATAGACATTATAAGAAAATTTAATGTTTTGGTTGACACACATTATAAGACAAAGCGTAAAGTAGGAGAGTATGCCGATTTACTTTTTAAAAGTCCTAAAACATTATCAAACCTTTTCGCGAAATACAATCAAAAATCGCCACAGCAAATTATTTTAGAAAGAATAACATTAGAAGCAAAGCGATTAATGCAGTTTACTGACAAACAAAATCAAGAGATAGCTTTTGAACTTGGTTTTAATGATTCAGCTCATTTTAGTAGTTTCTTTAAAAAAATGACGACTACCTCACCCACTAAATACCGTGAAAACAAAGCAATTATAGGCTAA
- a CDS encoding TetR/AcrR family transcriptional regulator, with protein sequence MKKLELREHIIKVASELFYANGYNATGINEIILKAEIAKATLYSHFKSKDELCISYLKNMNDNFMNGLHVHIESKKESKLQLLGIFDYLRDLYFNPDFNGCWSIKCMAEIGKEDNEIRKEIKSQKNNLMSYLKIIINNNLPQNSNAETEKLSNAIYLLYESAISESHLHESDWPIYSARTIALQLLPKA encoded by the coding sequence ATGAAAAAATTAGAACTTCGTGAACACATTATCAAAGTAGCATCAGAACTTTTTTATGCTAACGGATATAATGCTACAGGAATTAATGAAATTATATTAAAGGCAGAAATTGCAAAAGCTACCTTATATAGTCATTTTAAATCTAAAGACGAACTTTGTATTTCGTATTTAAAAAATATGAATGATAATTTTATGAATGGTTTACATGTTCATATAGAATCTAAAAAAGAATCAAAATTACAGCTACTTGGTATTTTTGATTACCTAAGAGATCTTTATTTTAATCCTGATTTTAATGGCTGCTGGTCTATTAAATGTATGGCCGAAATTGGCAAAGAGGATAACGAAATAAGAAAAGAAATTAAGAGTCAAAAAAACAATTTGATGTCTTATTTGAAGATTATAATAAATAACAATTTACCACAAAATTCTAACGCAGAAACTGAAAAATTATCGAATGCAATTTACTTGCTTTATGAAAGTGCCATTTCTGAAAGCCACCTTCACGAAAGTGATTGGCCAATTTATTCTGCACGAACAATTGCGCTACAATTACTACCAAAAGCCTAA